A genome region from Arachis duranensis cultivar V14167 chromosome 8, aradu.V14167.gnm2.J7QH, whole genome shotgun sequence includes the following:
- the LOC110274751 gene encoding uncharacterized protein LOC110274751 yields MKGILQRRQSGASREHSHCGRANSLIRNVTSKEIIEDLNEKKVEALKEMWGASILMQSEEYIGARKKLLSAQKLYPELDNINLMLTICDILLLASIVRLSSGNEIHLDCILDLIYPSATYSDARCYLHDLVTLINGIKDEFPGSELALEIVKKALDMVSDKEKRFHDHHFRKKNDAVSWNEVLDGESTESASTLEKDFPNLEIPFEHRSLEGSLIEDQECQQKQEFYNFEEERNAILFEPNQIWAIHYQHDEVKFNQCPYAKINVRSGDFLSVTWLKPVPFNDDERMLCNAGFPLACGVFCLDTNACDDHVRTKIFSYKCCWNIGLMNDQNQHQIEIYPKRGEIWAVYKDGVLDDWRCNPEELKRSKLGFIEMLSDYSKCKGGDFVPLEKVNGFCSVFKRLTCGRKSPTLFHVPPQKLFLFSHKILSHRLIGGRDEALFELDQMALPNNLIFKDTNPCDVGEKSLSKCGFSTGQVWAIYCGKDMMPRQYVLVNSVISNKHVCVTLLEHELENFEKRLIGDRFIACGMFKPCNSKVMLNMSRFSHLVNYVNGATRPQQHYMIYPKKGEIWAVYKNWDRNWGNDDYEKCRFGIVEIISDFSKENGIRVAKLEEVQNCVTFFWMQKHEGFDLCFTVFEADMHRFSHQVIAYRVPGIEMYGIPEDSWHLEPQAIPNQ; encoded by the exons ATGAAAG GTATCTTGCAAAGGAGGCAATCTGGTGCGAGCCGCGAACATTCACATTGTGGTAGGGCTAACTCTCTCATCAGGAATGTTACCTCCAAAGAGATTATTGAAGATTTGAATGAGAAGAAGGTAGAGGCTCTAAAAGAAATGTGGGGTGCTTCAATCTTGATGCAAAGTGAGGAATACATTGGTGCAAGAAAGAAGCTCCTCAGTGCACAGAAATTATACCCTGAACTTGATAACATCAATCTTATGCTTACAATCTGTGACATACTACTTCTTGCTTCAATTGTAAGATTATCATCAGGTAATGAGATTCACCTTGATTGCATTCTTGATTTGATATATCCATCAGCCACTTATTCAGATGCTAGATGTTATCTTCATGATCTTGTTACATTGATAAATGGAATCAAAGATGAGTTTCCTGGATCTGAGTTAGCACTAGAGATTGTAAAGAAAGCACTGGACATGGTTTCGGATAAAGAGAAGCGTTTTCATGATCATCACTTTAGGAAGAAAAATGATGCCGTTTCTTGGAACGAGGTTCTTGATGGAGAGAGCACAGAATCTGCCTCCACTTTGGAGAAAGATTTCCCAAATCTTGAAATTCCATTTGAACATAGGAGCTTGGAGGGATCCTTAATTGAAGATCAAGAATGTCAACAAAAACAAGAATTCTATAATtttgaggaagaaagaaatgcCATTTTGTTTGAACCAAACCAGATTTGGGCTATTCACTATCAACATGATGAGGTTAAATTCAACCAATGCCCTTATGCAAAGATCAATGTCAGAAGTGGTGATTTTCTTAGTGTTACATGGTTGAAACCAGTTCCATTTAATGATGATGAAAGAATGTTGTGTAATGCTGGTTTTCCTCTTGCTTGTGGAGTCTTTTGCCTAGACACAAATGCATGTGATGATCATGTGAGGACTAAGATCTTTTCCTACAAATGTTGTTGGAATATTGGTTTGATGAATGATCAGAATCAGCATCAGATTGAGATTTACCCAAAAAGGGGTGAAATTTGGGCAGTTTACAAAGATGGGGTTCTTGATGATTGGAGGTGCAATCCTGAAGAACTTAAAAGGAGCAAGCTTGGATTCATAGAAATGCTTTCTGATTATTCAAAATGCAAAGGTGGAGACTTTGTTCCTTTGGAGAAAGTTAATGGTTTCTGCAGTGTCTTCAAAAGACTAACATGTGGAAGAAAGAGTCCTACTTTGTTTCATGTTCCTCCccaaaaactttttcttttctctcataAGATCCTATCTCATAGGCTTATTggaggaagagatgaagcttTATTTGAATTGGACCAAATGGCTTTGCCCAACAACCTCATCTTCAAGGATACTAATCCTTGTGATGTTGGTGAGAAAAGTTTATCAAAATGTGGTTTTTCCACTGGCCAAGTTTGGGCAATTTATTGTGGAAAAGATATGATGCCACGCCAATATGTTTTGGTGAATAGTGTAATTTCTAATAAGCATGTTTGTGTGACACTTTTAGAACATGAATTAGAAAACTTTGAGAAAAGATTGATAGGAGATAGATTCATTGCTTGTGGAATGTTCAAACCTTGTAATAGTAAGGTCATGTTGAATATGTCACGTTTCTCTCATTTGGTCAATTATGTGAATGGTGCAACTAGGCCACAACAACACTACATGATTTATCCCAAGAAGGGTGAAATTTGGGCAGTGTACAAGAATTGGGATAGGAATTGGGGGAATGATGATTATGAAAAATGTCGATTTGGAATAGTAGAAATTATTTCAGACTTCTCCAAAGAAAATGGGATAAGAGTTGCTAAACTAGAAGAGGTGCAAAATTGTGTAACATTTTTCTGGATGCAAAAACATGAAGGTTTTGATCTATGTTTTACTGTTTTTGAAGCAGATATGCATAGGTTTTCTCATCAAGTTATAGCTTACAGAGTTCCTGGAATTGAAATGTATGGTATTCCTGAGGATAGTTGGCATCTTGAACCTCAAGCAATACCTAATCAGTAG
- the LOC107463499 gene encoding uncharacterized protein LOC107463499, giving the protein MGKDNQPSAMEIDDPKSANSDQIVPKFSINVLQLLKSAQMQHGLRHGDYTRYRRYCTARLRRLYKSLKFTHGRGKYSKRNITESTVTDVRFLHVLLYSAERAWSHAMEKRQLPDGPNARQRIYLIGRLRKAVKWATLFSKLCAIKADSRTSLEAEAYASYMKGNLLFEQDQNWDVALMSFKSARAVYEELGKYGDLDNQVLCRERVEELEPSIRYCLHKVGQSNLQTSELLNIGDMEGPALDLFKAKLEAVMAEARSQQAASMTELNWLGHRFPVSNAKTRVAILKAQELEKDLHGSSADSTPSDKKLVIFDKIFSAYHEARGYIRADLATAGNAENVKDDLHGLDKAVSAMLGERTIERNLLLVKVAKSKLARRRDDKNDKVTKPEELVRLYDLLLQNTADLSDLVSSGRDKKPEEVSFADECACKTLAFRAERCFYVAKSYSVAGKRAEAYALYHHVRNLAEDALRKFKSLNGDYKNMIKDLEELCKQCRSNSCIEHALGIMEENKDQENISERISNISLTGAERLEKFLLDKLDVYESAVGDSNVKCAPRIASFPPPFQAISRTPIVLDLAYNNIEFPSLESRMKKQKGGFMSRIWG; this is encoded by the exons ATGGGGAAAGATAACCAACCTTCCGCTATGGAAATCGACGATCCTAAATCTGCCAATTCCGATCAGATTGTTCCCAAGTTCTCCATCAACG tgCTGCAGCTCTTGAAATCTGCACAAATGCAGCACGGTTTGCGGCATGGAGATTACACTCGATATCG GAGGTATTGCACAGCTCGTTTGAGGAGGTTATATAAATCATTGAAGTTTACTCATGGTCGAGGCAAATATTCAAAAAGAAACATAACCGAGAGTACCGTCACTGACGTAAG GTTTCTTCATGTGCTTCTATATTCGGCAGAGAGAGCTTGGAGTCATGCCATGGAGAAAAGACAGCTTCCAGATGGCCCAAATGCACGTCAACGTATCTATTTGATTGGCAGGCTGCGGAAAGCTGTAAAATGGGCTActttgttttcaaaattatgtgCCATCAAGGCAGATTCAAGAACATCTCTTGAAGCTGAG GCCTATGCATCCTATATGAAGGGTAATTTGTTGTTTGAACAAGATCAGAACTGGGATGTGGCTTTAATGAGCTTCAAAAGTGCCAG GGCTGTATATGAGGAATTAGGGAAATATGGAGATTTGGATAATCAAGTTTTGTGCCGTGAGCGAGTTGAGGAACTGGAACCTAGTATACGATATTGCCTTCATAAAGTTGGCCAGTCAAATTTACAGACCTCTGAACTTTTGAACATTGGTGACATGGAAGGTCCTGCATTAGACCTTTTTAAAGCAAAGTTGGAG GCTGTTATGGCAGAAGCAAGATCACAGCAGGCTGCTTCCATGACAGAGCTCAATTGGCTTGGCCATAGGTTTCCAGTATCAAATGCAAAAACAAGGGTTGCCATTTTAAAAG CTCAAGAGCTCGAGAAGGATTTACATGGTTCATCGGCAGACTCAACTCCATCAGACAAGAAACTtgttatttttgacaaaatattTTCTGCGTATCACGAAGCCAGAGGTTATATTCGAGCTGATTTG GCCACTGCAGGAAATGCAGAAAACGTGAAGGATGATTTGCATGGTCTTGACAAGGCTGTCAGTGCCATGTTGGGAGAAAGAACTATTGAGCGCAACCTTTTGTTGGTTAAGGTTGCAAAAAGTAAACTTGCTAGGCGTCGTGATGATAAAAATGATAAAGTCACCAAACCTGAAGAGCTTGTTCGTTTATATGATCTCTTGCTACAG AATACAGCCGATCTTTCCGATTTAGTCAGTTCAGGAAGGGATAAAAAGCCAGAAGAAGTGAGCTTTGCTGATGAGTGTGCATGCAAAACCTTGGCTTTTAGAGCAGAAAG GTGCTTTTATGTGGCAAAGTCATACAGTGTGGCTGGAAAGAGGGCTGAAGCCTATGCTTTGTATCATCATGTTCGCAACTTAGCAGAGGATGCCTTAAGAAAGTTTAAATCGTTAAACGGTGACTATAAG AATATGATAAAAGACCTGGAGGAGTTGTGCAAGCAGTGCAGATCTAACAGTTGTATAGAACATGCCTTGGGGATCATGGAAGAGAATAAGGATCAAGAAAACATCTCTGAAAGGATCTCCAATATATCATTGACCGGGGCTGAGCGG TTGGAGAAATTCCTCCTTGATAAACTTGATGTTTATGAGTCTGCTGTTGGCGATTCCAATGTAAAATGTGCTCCCCGCATTGCATCCTTCCCCCCACCTTTCCAGGCCATTTCACGCACTCCAATCGTGTTGGACCTGGCTTATAACAACATTGAATTCCCATCTCTTGAGAGTAGGATGAAAAAACAAAAGGGCGGCTTCATGAGTAGAATATGGGGATGA
- the LOC107463445 gene encoding probable alpha-mannosidase At5g13980 encodes MMVATSIMESVVCSCLCVLVLLGCFISSTESKYIKYNTSSNIVAGKLNVHLVAHTHDDVGWLKTVDQYYVGSNNSIQGACVQNVLDSLVPALLADKNRRFIYVEQAFFQRWWREQSEVVQNIVKQLVNSGQLEFINGGMVMHDEATTHYIDMIDQTTLGHHFIKQEFGKTPRIGWQIDPFGHSAVQAYLLSAQVGFDSLFFARIDYQDRAKRKDEKSLEVVWQASKSLGSSEQIFSGAFPKNYEPPANFYYEVNDDSPIVQDDVNLFDYNVPERVNEFVAAAISQANITRTNHIMWTMGTDFKYQYAHTWFRQLDKFIHYVNQDGRVHALYSTPSIYTDAKHAANEAWPIKTEDYFPYADVENGYWTGYFTSRPAIKGYVRFSSGYYLAARQLEYFKGKSALGPKTDSLADALAIAQHHDAVSGTEKQHVANDYAKRLSIGYTEAEKVVAASLSYLTDAPKAGHQIPQVKFQQCPLLNISYCPASETDFSNGKDLVVVVYNPLGWKSREDVIRIPVVSEYVVVRDSSGKQIQSQLLPILDTFIGLRKYYTAAYVGVSSTVKPKYWLAFSATVPPLGFSTYYVSKAKQAATISDTYTPYKSRNQKDTIEVGPGNLKLIYSEKEAKLIEYINSKSKVKESIDQAYKYYSSYGDDGTQTSQPSGAYIFRPNGSSVPIKSDRKSPLTVFRGPIVHEVHQKISSWIYQCLLRKTKFSLIQVGPIPTDDGVGKEIATEITTSVASSKTFYTDSNGRDFIERIRDYRKDWKLQVNQPVAGNYYPINLGIYLKDKSKELSILVDRSVGGSSIKDGQLELMIHRRLLVDDSRGVGEPLNETVCIHDKCAGLTVLGKYYFKIDPVGDGARWRRSFGQEIYSPFLLAFTESEGNWGDSHVTTFSGINPSYSLPDNVAVITLQDLGDGKVLLRLAHLYEVGEDKYLSAKATVELKKVFHNKQVIKISEMSLSANQERAEMERKRLAWKVKGSTQEPHISRGGPVDPQKLVVELAPMEIRTFIISFKH; translated from the exons ATGATGGTGGCTACTTCGATAATGGAGAGTGTAGTGTGTTCCTGTTTGTGTGTTTTGGTGTTGTTGGGGTGTTTCATTTCATCAACGGAATCAAAGTACATAAAGTACAACACAAGTTCAAACATTGTAGCTGGGAAGCTCAATGTTCACTTGGTTGCTCACACTCATGATGATGTTGGTTGGTTGAAGACCGTTGATCAGTACTATGTCGGTTCCAATAACTCAATTCAGGGAGCGTGCGTTCAAAATGTGCTCGATTCGCTTGTGCCTGCATTGTTGGCGGACAAGAATCGCAGGTTTATATATGTTGAACAG GCATTTTTCCAGCGTTGGTGGAGAGAACAAAGTGAAGTTGTTCAGAACATAGTCAAACAGCTGGTCAACTCTGGTCAATTGGAGTTCAT AAATGGGGGTATGGTTATGCATGATGAGGCTACTACACATTACATTGACATGATTGATCAAACAACACTTGGACACCATTTCATCAAACAAGAATTTGGTAAAACCCCAAGAATAGGATGGCAAATCGATCCGTTTGGACATTCGGCGGTGCAAGCATACTTGTTGAGTGCACAG GTTGGGTTTGATTCCCTATTCTTTGCGCGGATCGATTACCAAGACAGAGCTAAGAGGAAAGATGAAAAATCTCTTGAAGTTGTGTGGCAGGCCTCTAAGAGCCTTGGTTCATCTGAGCAA ATATTTTCAGGTGCATTCCCTAAGAACTATGAACCTCCTGCTAATTTCTACTATGAAGTAAATGATGATTCTCCAATTGTACAG GATGATGTCAATTTGTTTGACTACAATGTCCCTGAACGTGTAAATGAGTTCGTTGCAGCAGCGATTTCTCAG GCGAATATTACGCGAACCAATCATATAATGTGGACAATGGGGACAGATTTCAAGTACCAATATGCACATACCTGGTTTCGCCAATTGGATAAGTTTATTCACTATGTTAATCAA GATGGCCGGGTTCATGCCCTTTACTCAACCCCATCCATATACACCGATGCGAAACATGCTGCTAATGAGGCCTGGCCAATCAAGACTGAAGACTACTTTCC GTATGCTGATGTGGAAAATGGCTATTGGACGGGGTATTTTACAAGTAGGCCAGCTATCAAAGGCTATGTTAGATTCTCAAGTGGCTACTACTTG GCAGCAAGGCAGTTAGAGTATTTTAAAGGGAAGAGTGCCTTAGGTCCAAAAACTGATTCTTTGGCTGATGCTTTGGCTATTGCTCAACACCACGACGCAGTATCCGGTACAGAAAAGCAGCATGTGGCTAATGATTATGCGAAACGGCTTTCAATAGGCTATACAGAG GCTGAGAAGGTTGTTGCAGCATCACTTTCTTACTTGACAGATGCACCAAAAGCTGGTCATCAGATTCCTCAGGTTAAATTTCAACAG TGTCCACTTCTGAACATAAGTTATTGTCCTGCGTCAGAAACTGACTTCTCGAATGGAAAAGACCTG GTTGTAGTTGTTTACAATCCACTTGGATGGAAAAGTAGAGAGGATGTAATAAGGATCCCT GTTGTAAGCGAATATGTTGTTGTTCGAGATTCAAGTGGAAAACAAATCCAATCACAGCTGCTACCAATACTGGATACTTTTATTGGTTTGAGAAAGTACTACACTGCAGCATACGTGGGAGTATCTTCAACTGTAAAACCTAAATACTGGCTTGCATTTTCGGCTACTGTCCCGCCACTTGGTTTTAGCACTTACTATGTATCTAAAGCTAAACAAGCAG CTACTATTTCAGATACATATACACCATACAAATCAAGGAATCAGAAGGATACAATTGAAGTTGGTCCAGGAAACTTGAAACTGATTTATTCCGAGAAGGAAGCAAAACTCATTGAATACATCAACAGCAAAAGCAAG GTCAAAGAATCCATAGACCAGGCATACAAATATTATTCTTCATATGGAGATGATGGAACACAAACTTCTCAG CCTTCCGGCGCATATATTTTTCGCCCCAATGGTTCATCAGTTCCAATCAAATCAGACAGAAAG TCTCCTCTCACAGTCTTCCGGGGGCCAATTGTGCATGAAGTTCATCAGAAGATTAGCTCATGGATATACCAG TGCTTGCTACGGAAAACAAAATTCTCTTTGATTCAGGTTGGACCTATACCTACTGATGATGGAGTTGGTAAAGAAATTGCAACAGAGATTACAACAAGTGTAGCAAGTAGCAAAACCTTTTACACCGATTCCAATGGACGCGATTTCATCGAAAGG ATTCGAGACTATAGAAAAGACTGGAAATTGCAAGTAAATCAACCTGTTGCTGGAAATTATTACCCT ATCAACCTTGGGATTTACCtgaaagataaaagtaaagagCTCTCTATATTGGTAGATAGGTCTGTGGGGGGATCCAGCATCAAAGATGGGCAATTAGAACTAATGATTCATAG GAGATTGCTTGTAGATGATTCTAGAGGTGTTGGTGAGCCGCTGAATGAAACAGTTTGCATCCATGATAAGTGCGCCGGGTTAACT GTACTAGGGAAGTACTATTTCAAGATTGATCCTGTGGGAGACGGTGCGAGATGGCGTCGATCATTTGGTCAGGAGATATACTCGCCGTTTCTATTAGCCTTCACAGAG AGTGAAGGTAACTGGGGAGACTCCCATGTTACAACTTTCTCAGGAATAAATccatcatacagcttgccagaTAACGTTGCAGTCATAACCCTTCAG GATCTAGGTGATGGAAAAGTTCTCCTAAGGCTTGCACACTTATACGAG GTTGGTGAGGACAAGTATCTCTCAGCTAAGGCAACTGTAGAACTCAAAAAGGTGTTCCACAACAAACAG GTTATCAAAATAAGTGAGATGAGCTTATCTGCAAACCAAGAAAGAGCAGAAATGGAGAGGAAGAGATTGGCATGGAAAGTCAAAGGATCAACTCAAGAACCACATATTTCAAGGGGAGGACCAGTTGATCCTCAAAAGCTTGTTGTAGAGCTTGCTCCAATGGAAATAAGGACCTTTATTATAAGTTTCAAGCATTAA